The proteins below come from a single Tissierella sp. MB52-C2 genomic window:
- a CDS encoding sodium:alanine symporter family protein — MDQLMKFNKILNDFVWGPPMLILLVGTGIYLTLRTNFFSITKLGYILKNTLMKMFSKENKGEGEVTAFQAVATALAATVGTGNIAGVATAISIGGPGAIFWMWIAALFGMTTKFAEVVLAVQYREKTEDGRFVGGPMYYITNGLNMKWLAYIFAFFGAIAAFGIGNMVQSNSISDSLYTAFGFNKLWVGIVLAVFAALVVIGGIKRIGSVTEKLVPFMAAFYILGGLVIIIINAAHIPEAFGLIFGSAFTGTAAIGGFAGSALKQAMRYGVARGVFTNEAGLGSAPIAHAAATTDHPVRQGLWGVFEVFVDTIIICTITALVILTTGVWKDGATGAALTTEAFSHGLPGTWGGIIVSIGILLFAFSTILGWEYYGERCAEYLFGPKVNIIYRILWVPFIVIGAVGGLELLWNIADTLNGLMAIPNLIGVAALSGVVIKLTKEFFAKEKALNNK, encoded by the coding sequence ATGGATCAGTTAATGAAATTCAACAAAATTCTTAATGATTTTGTATGGGGACCGCCAATGCTTATTCTATTGGTAGGTACAGGTATTTATCTAACATTACGCACTAATTTCTTCTCAATTACTAAATTAGGTTATATTCTGAAAAACACTCTAATGAAAATGTTTTCAAAGGAAAATAAAGGTGAAGGGGAAGTAACGGCCTTTCAAGCAGTTGCTACAGCATTGGCTGCAACCGTAGGTACAGGTAATATAGCAGGTGTTGCTACTGCAATATCTATTGGTGGACCAGGAGCAATATTCTGGATGTGGATTGCAGCATTATTTGGAATGACTACAAAATTTGCAGAGGTAGTTTTAGCAGTTCAGTATAGGGAAAAGACAGAGGATGGAAGATTCGTTGGAGGTCCAATGTATTATATTACAAATGGACTTAATATGAAGTGGTTAGCTTATATATTTGCATTCTTTGGTGCAATCGCAGCTTTTGGTATAGGAAATATGGTTCAGTCAAATTCCATATCAGACTCTCTTTATACTGCATTTGGTTTTAATAAGCTTTGGGTTGGAATTGTGCTAGCCGTATTTGCAGCACTAGTAGTTATAGGTGGAATTAAGAGGATAGGATCTGTAACAGAGAAATTAGTACCTTTTATGGCGGCGTTTTATATTTTAGGTGGATTGGTAATTATAATTATAAATGCTGCTCATATTCCAGAGGCATTTGGTCTAATATTTGGTTCTGCATTTACAGGAACAGCTGCAATAGGAGGATTTGCAGGCTCAGCTCTTAAACAAGCAATGAGATATGGAGTTGCTCGTGGAGTATTTACCAATGAAGCAGGTCTTGGTAGTGCACCCATAGCTCATGCTGCTGCAACTACAGACCATCCTGTTCGTCAAGGACTATGGGGAGTATTTGAAGTATTTGTAGATACAATAATTATCTGTACAATAACTGCACTTGTAATATTAACTACAGGTGTATGGAAAGATGGAGCAACTGGTGCTGCTCTTACTACTGAAGCTTTTAGTCATGGGCTTCCAGGAACTTGGGGTGGAATTATAGTTTCCATAGGTATTTTACTATTTGCATTCTCAACTATTCTAGGATGGGAATACTATGGAGAGCGTTGTGCTGAATATTTATTTGGACCTAAGGTTAATATTATTTATAGAATCCTATGGGTACCTTTCATAGTTATAGGTGCTGTAGGTGGACTTGAACTTCTTTGGAATATAGCAGATACATTAAATGGTTTAATGGCTATTCCAAACTTAATAGGGGTTGCAGCTTTAAGTGGAGTTGTTATTAAGCTTACTAAGGAATTTTTCGCCAAGGAAAAGGCACTTAATAATAAATAA
- a CDS encoding hydrolase — MEKEKYIPEVKSQLRSRIIEVPPSIYKASGIKILGTRIKSLLFTTDVAIIKNSNAHSIIAVYPFTPQLSITQSILEVAAVPVFVGVGGGLTTGKRSVNIALQAELMGAYGVVVNAPTANEVIAQMRERIDIPIIATVVSECDDYKGKIQAGASILNISGGAKTTYLVNKIREELGKEFPIIATGGPTDESILQTIEAGANAITYTPPTSAEIFSGVMDKYREDKRKE; from the coding sequence ATGGAAAAAGAAAAATATATACCAGAAGTAAAATCACAACTTAGATCTAGAATAATAGAAGTACCACCTTCCATATATAAGGCAAGTGGTATTAAAATATTGGGAACAAGGATTAAATCCTTATTATTTACTACAGATGTAGCTATAATTAAAAACTCTAATGCCCATTCCATCATAGCAGTATATCCCTTTACTCCCCAACTATCTATTACTCAGTCAATACTTGAAGTTGCCGCAGTTCCTGTTTTTGTTGGAGTAGGCGGTGGCCTTACTACAGGTAAAAGATCTGTAAATATTGCTCTTCAAGCAGAGCTAATGGGAGCCTATGGAGTAGTAGTAAATGCTCCTACTGCCAATGAAGTAATCGCACAAATGAGGGAAAGAATTGACATACCTATTATAGCAACAGTAGTATCAGAATGTGATGATTATAAAGGGAAAATTCAAGCAGGAGCCAGTATATTGAATATATCTGGTGGTGCTAAGACAACCTACTTAGTAAATAAAATAAGAGAAGAGTTAGGAAAAGAGTTTCCTATTATAGCAACAGGTGGCCCTACAGATGAATCCATCCTTCAAACTATAGAAGCTGGAGCCAATGCCATAACCTATACTCCACCTACAAGTGCAGAGATATTTTCAGGAGTTATGGATAAATATAGAGAAGACAAGAGAAAAGAATAA
- a CDS encoding DUF1538 domain-containing protein: MKSLQGLGALWETAASIIPLTAILAILQIFVLKKPLHSVKDFTIGFLLSVLGLHLFLKGTTMSLIPLGDSVGRNFVIINKKWIILIIGFAIGYCATLVEPGLKALALEVEELSAGAIPHKLLIQGVAIGFGGGMAIGLLKILLNMPYIKVLIPLLLVVIFLAFFAPEPFGAIAFDAASATTGPVNIPINMALAVGLASVIEGVDPLISGFGIVGLTSIGSMISVMILGILTKI, translated from the coding sequence ATGAAGAGTTTACAAGGCCTAGGTGCCTTATGGGAAACTGCTGCTAGCATTATACCCCTGACGGCTATACTTGCCATACTTCAAATATTTGTACTAAAAAAACCATTACATAGTGTAAAAGATTTTACTATTGGGTTTTTACTATCTGTATTAGGTCTGCATTTATTTTTAAAGGGGACAACCATGAGCCTAATACCTTTAGGAGACTCTGTTGGTAGAAATTTTGTAATTATTAATAAGAAATGGATTATACTAATAATAGGGTTTGCAATAGGTTATTGTGCCACATTGGTAGAGCCTGGATTAAAGGCATTGGCATTAGAAGTAGAAGAATTATCAGCTGGAGCTATTCCTCATAAACTGCTAATACAAGGTGTTGCCATAGGATTTGGCGGTGGAATGGCAATAGGTTTACTTAAAATACTATTAAATATGCCATATATAAAAGTTTTAATACCATTATTATTAGTAGTAATATTTCTAGCATTTTTTGCCCCAGAACCTTTTGGTGCCATAGCATTTGATGCTGCATCTGCCACAACCGGACCTGTGAATATACCAATTAATATGGCCTTAGCTGTGGGATTGGCCTCAGTTATAGAAGGAGTGGATCCGTTAATCTCTGGATTTGGAATAGTAGGGCTTACATCTATAGGTTCCATGATTTCTGTAATGATATTAGGAATATTAACTAAGATTTAG
- a CDS encoding P-II family nitrogen regulator, which yields MVEIKCIVAVVERGKADKIVEAAKKAGANGATIFYGRGTGESEVKKFLNIHVEASKEIILILTEIEKHKAIMGAMVDEGQLKKPGTGIIFTVPITNLIGLHHREEFEE from the coding sequence ATGGTAGAAATAAAATGTATAGTTGCTGTTGTTGAAAGAGGAAAAGCTGATAAAATTGTAGAGGCAGCAAAAAAGGCAGGAGCCAATGGAGCTACTATATTTTATGGTAGAGGAACTGGAGAATCTGAAGTAAAGAAGTTTCTAAATATTCATGTTGAAGCATCTAAGGAAATAATATTAATATTAACAGAAATAGAAAAGCATAAAGCTATTATGGGTGCAATGGTAGATGAAGGACAACTAAAGAAACCAGGGACAGGAATTATATTTACAGTTCCAATTACTAACTTAATAGGTCTACACCATAGGGAAGAATTTGAGGAATAA
- a CDS encoding helix-turn-helix domain-containing protein, translating into MRKEYVEYMKDLPINIFLANIMEYPIHWQDSIQVLFVLRGTIDVGVENEIYTLGEKEIEIINSNEVYSIKSKDPDNLVLILNIDPNFFEKYYDDAKEVFFYTDSSGEKGQEDEKYYELRRYISILVYEAVMKIDDYEDKIEEYLLDMMYHLLNNFHYLFYEGEESLKEDEEQLERYHRIVKYLSNNYMNKVSLQDIADKEFLTSQYLSYKIKDIFGQGFNEYLNQIRVEESTKLLLDTDKNISEVSEEVGFSHVRYYNKHFKNHYNCTPMQYRKKNKVSEERLEDMTNINYLEIKEAFPFLIHYMEDYERYNYDNKIIKIDIDLKKDTIGSYIKPDLIDLGDIYLLLEEENRRLLEEIQREIRFKYCIVNRLFSEDMDIYRDKNHKFINWTRVEIILDFLKEKNLIPIIRTENVEKYIIDDFVEHFSNLYEEDVGEWLNIEVDSLEPYFPKKTISPIHDKLAIVPYILYNYIHLNNRIVLNMVDEISKETILYNDTFFGGKGIFTSNSLKKPSYYGYMLLSLLGDTIIDKGEGYIVTKSEYGYQIMLFNPIEVDEELIYGESPLEKIKERKISLNILNMESDFQVTKYVLDKRYGSVYDKWIGLNKPERLDSDNWELLKEYVHPSVSFYYGKKSNVYNTVANVKPYGVVLFVLNSVLN; encoded by the coding sequence ATGAGAAAAGAATATGTTGAATATATGAAGGATTTACCTATAAATATTTTTCTAGCAAATATTATGGAATATCCAATTCATTGGCAGGATTCTATTCAAGTTTTATTTGTACTTAGGGGAACCATAGATGTAGGAGTAGAAAATGAGATTTATACCCTAGGAGAAAAAGAAATAGAAATAATAAATTCAAATGAAGTTTATAGTATTAAATCTAAGGATCCCGATAATTTAGTACTAATACTTAATATCGATCCAAACTTTTTTGAAAAATATTATGATGATGCCAAGGAAGTCTTTTTTTATACTGATTCCTCAGGTGAAAAAGGTCAAGAGGATGAGAAATATTATGAACTTAGAAGGTATATCTCCATACTTGTATATGAAGCAGTGATGAAAATAGATGATTATGAAGATAAAATAGAAGAATATCTGTTGGATATGATGTATCATTTGCTTAATAATTTCCACTATCTATTCTATGAAGGAGAAGAAAGTCTTAAAGAAGATGAAGAACAGTTAGAAAGGTATCATAGAATAGTTAAATATTTAAGTAATAACTATATGAATAAAGTCAGTTTACAAGATATTGCAGATAAGGAGTTTTTAACTTCTCAGTATCTATCCTATAAGATAAAGGATATATTTGGACAGGGTTTTAATGAATACCTGAACCAAATTAGAGTAGAAGAATCTACTAAACTATTATTAGATACAGATAAAAATATTTCTGAAGTATCGGAAGAAGTAGGATTTTCACATGTAAGATATTATAATAAGCACTTTAAAAACCACTATAATTGCACACCTATGCAATATCGTAAGAAAAATAAAGTCAGTGAAGAACGTTTGGAAGATATGACTAATATTAATTATTTAGAGATTAAAGAAGCCTTTCCATTCTTAATCCATTACATGGAAGATTATGAAAGATATAATTATGATAATAAGATAATCAAAATTGATATAGACCTTAAAAAGGATACAATAGGATCATATATAAAACCAGATTTAATAGACTTAGGAGATATATATCTTCTTTTAGAAGAAGAAAATAGAAGATTATTAGAAGAAATTCAGAGGGAAATAAGATTTAAATACTGTATAGTAAATCGATTATTTTCCGAAGACATGGACATCTATAGAGATAAAAATCATAAGTTTATTAATTGGACTAGAGTTGAAATCATACTAGATTTTCTAAAGGAGAAAAATTTAATTCCAATAATCAGGACAGAAAATGTAGAAAAATATATAATAGATGATTTCGTAGAACACTTTTCTAACCTTTATGAAGAAGACGTTGGAGAATGGTTAAATATTGAAGTAGATAGTCTAGAACCATATTTTCCAAAGAAGACTATAAGTCCAATCCATGATAAACTGGCGATTGTACCCTATATTCTATATAACTACATTCATTTAAACAATAGAATAGTTTTAAATATGGTAGACGAAATATCTAAGGAAACCATTCTTTATAATGATACTTTCTTTGGAGGTAAGGGAATATTTACATCTAACTCTCTAAAGAAACCTTCATACTATGGATATATGCTATTATCCCTTTTAGGAGATACCATAATAGATAAGGGAGAAGGTTATATAGTAACAAAATCAGAATATGGATATCAGATAATGTTGTTTAATCCTATAGAAGTAGATGAAGAATTAATATATGGGGAAAGCCCCCTTGAAAAGATTAAAGAAAGAAAAATATCTTTAAATATATTAAATATGGAAAGTGATTTCCAAGTCACAAAATATGTTTTAGATAAAAGATATGGTTCAGTATATGATAAATGGATTGGATTAAATAAGCCTGAAAGGTTAGACAGTGATAATTGGGAATTATTAAAGGAATATGTTCATCCCAGTGTATCCTTCTATTATGGCAAAAAATCTAATGTATATAATACTGTAGCCAATGTAAAACCTTATGGAGTAGTATTATTTGTATTAAACAGTGTACTTAATTAA
- a CDS encoding MATE family efflux transporter produces the protein MGKNNKLFGEEKIGKLLLKFSIPIIISFLVSELYNMVDTLFVGRNVGGYGIGGLVLVFPIQRIIIALGLMIAVGSSTAFSRANGENNFEGSRKVVKNGFSFCCLLMVSITAIVFIFSEKILIGLGASEQILPYAKEYLDIIIFGSTFLTLTTFISNIMIAVGNNKVSIISTSIGAIVNIILDYILIVEFKMGVKGAAIATAVSQVIGFIYAYYNYSKIKKEYKIPSGFEIDKKIIVPIVLVGLSAFIVESEDGFLMAVRNHLLVSTAGDTGIVVLGVISKVYMFLFITMFGIASAMQPIAAFNVGAKNYKRLKTVMQKTTIYAFITSLIMWIGSMIFAPQLISIFVKEPDIIAESVKAFRIVVSVLPIASIYYVSIFYFQALGKAKTSIFLSISKQLILTIPVSIILVKVFNLGAMGVWLGYPISDLLASIGSYMLIREEGHELNMKIEKANANAKAKGTVPFASN, from the coding sequence ATGGGTAAAAACAATAAATTATTTGGAGAAGAAAAGATCGGGAAATTGCTTCTTAAATTTTCTATCCCAATAATAATTTCATTCTTAGTATCGGAATTATATAATATGGTAGATACTTTATTCGTAGGCAGAAATGTAGGGGGATATGGAATAGGTGGATTGGTACTGGTATTTCCTATACAAAGAATAATAATAGCATTGGGATTGATGATAGCAGTAGGTTCATCTACAGCATTTTCTAGAGCTAATGGGGAAAATAACTTTGAAGGGTCTAGGAAGGTTGTTAAAAATGGTTTTTCTTTCTGTTGTTTACTAATGGTATCAATAACAGCTATTGTATTTATTTTCTCGGAAAAGATACTTATTGGGCTTGGTGCCAGTGAGCAGATATTACCTTATGCAAAAGAATATTTAGATATAATAATATTTGGTTCTACATTCTTAACCTTAACGACTTTTATTTCCAATATTATGATAGCCGTAGGTAATAACAAAGTTTCAATAATAAGTACCAGCATAGGAGCTATAGTAAATATAATACTTGACTATATTTTAATTGTAGAATTTAAAATGGGAGTTAAAGGTGCAGCAATTGCTACCGCAGTTTCTCAAGTTATAGGGTTTATCTATGCATACTATAATTATTCAAAGATAAAAAAAGAATATAAGATACCATCAGGTTTTGAAATAGATAAAAAAATTATAGTACCAATTGTACTGGTAGGTCTATCTGCATTTATTGTAGAGTCAGAAGATGGATTCTTAATGGCAGTACGTAATCATTTATTAGTTAGTACAGCAGGAGATACGGGAATTGTAGTATTAGGCGTTATATCTAAGGTTTATATGTTCTTATTTATAACAATGTTTGGAATAGCTTCAGCCATGCAGCCAATAGCAGCATTTAATGTGGGAGCAAAAAACTATAAAAGATTAAAAACAGTAATGCAGAAAACTACTATATATGCTTTTATTACATCTTTAATAATGTGGATAGGCTCAATGATTTTTGCACCACAATTAATATCCATATTTGTAAAAGAACCTGATATAATAGCCGAATCTGTAAAGGCATTTAGGATAGTAGTATCGGTACTTCCTATAGCTAGTATCTATTATGTGTCTATATTTTATTTCCAAGCATTGGGAAAAGCAAAGACATCAATATTTTTATCAATATCTAAACAATTGATATTAACTATACCAGTATCTATTATATTAGTAAAAGTATTTAATTTAGGAGCCATGGGAGTTTGGTTAGGATATCCAATTTCAGACCTTTTAGCAAGCATTGGTTCATATATGCTAATTAGAGAAGAAGGGCATGAATTAAATATGAAGATAGAAAAAGCAAATGCAAATGCAAAAGCAAAGGGAACGGTTCCTTTTGCATCAAATTAG